The DNA window AGGGCGGCAACGGTGTTGCCGTCACCTGAGATCCCTAACAGGGGGGTCAGCCGATCTATCCCGGTCCCGCTCCGGTGGGCCGAACACGATAGCCCGGGCGGCGTGAGTAGCCCCGAGCGAAAGCCCCTCCCGGGCGCTCTGAATCAAATGGACGACACATGGGAAGCAAGAATAAGCGACTGATCGAGCAGATCATCGACTGGGACAACCTGCTGGAGGCGCACCGCCTGGCGCGTCGCGGAAAGCGCGACCGGGGCGAGGTTGCAGCCTTCGAGACGAATCTATGGGAGGAGCTGGGCGCGCTCCAGATGGAGCTGCTGTGGGGTACCTATGCTCCGGGCCGCTACCGCTCCTTCGTGGTCTACGAGCCCAAGCGGCGCGAGATTCTGGCGGCACCCTACCGCGACCGGGTGGCGCAGCACGCCATCTGCAACATCACCGGCCCGATCTGGGACCGGGCCATGATCTTCGACAACTACGCCTGCCGCGTCGGTAAGGGCACCCACGTGGGTGCGGATCGCGTCGAGAAGTGGCTGCGCGGCATGGTCGCCAGCGGCGACACCTGGGTGCTGAAGATGGATGTCAGCAAGTATTTCTTCTCCATCCGGCACGATCTGGCCAAGGCCGTGGTGCGCGATCGCGTGCGCTGCCCGGCCACCTTGCGGGTGCTGGATGCCATCATCGACAGCACGGCGGACCCGTCCGACCCGGACCCCGTAGGCATCCCTGTGGGCAACCTGACCAGCCAGTGGATCGCCAACCTGGTGGGCAACCGCATCGACCAGTGGGCGAAGCGCGAGATCGGCCTTCGGCGCTACGCCCGTTACATGGACGACATGGTGGTGCTGGTGCGCACCAAAGAGGAGGCCCTGGCGCTGCGCCAGGCGTTCGACGACAAGCTGGCCAGCATGGGCTTTCGGTTCAGCAAGACCAGCGTGCTGCCGGCCAGCCGAGGCGTGAACTTTCTGGGCTACCGGATCTGGCCCCATAAGCGCCTGCTGCGCAAGGACTCGGTGCGGCGTATGAAGCGCCGGATGCGGGAGATGGAGTGGCAGTACGCAAGGGGTCTGATCGCCCCGGCGGAGATCCGCCAGCGCATCGCCTCATGGGTGGCCCACGCGAACCACGCGGACAGTGAAACCATCCGGCGGCGGGTGCTGGGGAGTGTGGTTTTTAAGCGGCTGGTAAAGGGCGATTAAAGGCGGGAGAATCGAAGTTTCAAACCTAGCAGGCTGTTGAAAAACCCAATCCACAAGCGGATCGGCGTCCGGTAAAATGC is part of the Chromatiales bacterium genome and encodes:
- a CDS encoding RNA-directed DNA polymerase, with product MGSKNKRLIEQIIDWDNLLEAHRLARRGKRDRGEVAAFETNLWEELGALQMELLWGTYAPGRYRSFVVYEPKRREILAAPYRDRVAQHAICNITGPIWDRAMIFDNYACRVGKGTHVGADRVEKWLRGMVASGDTWVLKMDVSKYFFSIRHDLAKAVVRDRVRCPATLRVLDAIIDSTADPSDPDPVGIPVGNLTSQWIANLVGNRIDQWAKREIGLRRYARYMDDMVVLVRTKEEALALRQAFDDKLASMGFRFSKTSVLPASRGVNFLGYRIWPHKRLLRKDSVRRMKRRMREMEWQYARGLIAPAEIRQRIASWVAHANHADSETIRRRVLGSVVFKRLVKGD